The Lepus europaeus isolate LE1 chromosome 5, mLepTim1.pri, whole genome shotgun sequence genome includes the window TTATAGCTCAATGTGGCTATTACATTAGAAAGGGGTTATGAGGACAAGATGACTGAGAGTGAGGGAAATGATAGAAACATTTCAGAAGCATAGCCATTCCGAGTTTGTCATTTCCGGCAGGAGAGAGCCATTCAGTGTTTTTCAGTCTTAGCTGCATATTAAAAGCATCTGGAGAGTTTTTATAAAATCCCAGTACCTGAGTCCCACTAAGACCAATTCTATTGGAATTACTAGGAAAATGGTTCAGATATGAATAGTTTCTAGAAACTCCCTAGATGATTTTCCTGTGCAGTCAGCAGCAAGTGCAATTGAAATGTTCTGCACACCAACCGGTCCAGGATGTGCCCCAGTGGTTCGTGCATAACACAGCTATGATCATAGGAATGACCTTGACATGCCAATAAAAGGACTGTGTCTAGACAGTACTATGTGTTTTCTGGACCCAGAACTGTACAATATATCTTAGACATAGTTCCATTAGAGATggctaaaaaatgttaaaatcttaTGGCTTGAATGAATGAACTTCATTCCGTCAGAAGACTTCTTTCCATAGTGATACCAGATGAATGAGGCGCTGCCTTGGAACAAGGAAACAGGCGCTATTAACCAAGGTGCACTGTGCCCCTTTCTGGTGCAGTCTAGCAGTAACTGAGGTTGATTTGAAGACATCTGCGAAGGCCTCCTCAGGGTGTTACCTTGTCCCTTGGCCATGGCATGTGGTGTCTTACTGTTCTGCCCAGGCATGCCTGGAAGGATGTGATGGGCGTGAGAACATGTTCTGCCATCCGTGCGTggaaggctgcagtcaggagacTCCCTGAAGCTCTGCTTCACCATTCCACGCAGGCCAGCCCAGCTGCGTCTCTGGATGGCATCAAATCTTTGAACAAATACCTTAACAACAAAAATCCCAGGTCTTAAAATGACTGTACAACTGTGGTGgcccattctttatttttctttttttaaagatttgacaggcagggtgagaaagagagggagagacagaaaagagaggtcttctacctgctggtttactctccaaatggccaaaacagccagggctgggactggacGAGGCAGAATCCTGGGACCTGGAACTGGTcccctatgtgagtggcaggggcccaactacatgagacatcctctgctgctttctagggcattagcagggaactggattagaagcagagcagcaggggcttgaaccgatgttccaatatgagataccagcatcatagacagcagcttaatctgctgggtCATAACTCTGGCCCCATGGTTCATTATTTCAAACAATGTTTCATATAACAAGAGACTTTGAACAGTTCATTAGAGTTTTTTGGTAGTGATTTGGACCCTACAGCATAGCCTTTGATTCTATACAGAAAACCAAATGTTGTGGCATGTAATTTTGCATGCCATGCACTAAATCCAACTCGTTCCAAAGGTCAAAGTTGCCTGTTTGAGTTGTCATGAAATCTTGCAGCAATGCAGAGAGAATTTCCTGCAGGAGTCTCACAACTGTTTATCATTGGTCATTTCCTAGTTGCTTGTGCACCTGCAAGAGTAATGATCCGGGAAGAGCCCCCTGGCCACCTATCTGTGGCTTGGTCCAATGTCGATCTGGGGGATTACTACGTGGCCTTTGTGAAGAGCGATGATGGCTTGGAAGTGCACTGCAACACATCCCTCACGCAGTGCAATTTCCCATCTGAGTGTGGCTTCACTTACTTTATCAGTGTTTTTGCCTATAACAAAGCAGGACAGAGTCCTCTGGGTGACATATTCAATTACACCACAGGTGAGTCGAATTCGGTGCCTGTAAAGGGAGTTTTGCGTTCCTGGGCTCCGCTGCAGGATGCATCACCTACTGCACTTCTGGACTTACCAACTGAAGTCATCGTTAGGGCCAAGgtcagagagagaatctctcatctctcttctcacAGTCTTACTGGGCAAGGAAATTTTGGCTTCGTGGACCCAAGCTTAACAAAGTTCAGGAGTgaaaagaaggggggggggtggaatgTAGTTACTCAACTCTGCTTTGAAAAACTGACACTCCCTGCCCCCACAAAGATCTGGTCAGTATTCAGGCCTGGGCTGGATGCTGAAAGGGTTACAGTGTCTGTTTCAGTTCCCTTTTCCCtgagactgaggcacagagatgcAATGGCCCAGATGCTACATGGTCCGGAGACTTGGGCTTAAGTCCTAACCTGACTACTAACTCACTTGTGCTGTGGATATGATGGTGTCCACCTGGCTAGTTCCTTAGTATCTACTGCAAAATGGGACAAATAATAGTGAGAACATGAATGTGTGTAGGTCTTTGTGACAAAACACAGTGCAAATGTTTTTATCGCACCATTATCTTTACTGTTAATGACTATTTGCCTCTGCTAGGCCCAGATCTTGCACTGGGCGGGGATTATGTCTTCTTGAACTCCTTGTCTTCAGTGCTTGTGATAGTGTGACCAACATAGGGGAGATGTTTGCTTTTTGAAGAATGAATGGAGTGAGTGAGTTGAGATTAATCGACTACATTTACagataagaatattttaatataattatataaaatactgGCTGGATATTATAATACATTTTATCAGGATAAGGGACTCAAATAATTGATGATGTTGAAATTTGGGGAAAGAGACTATTGCTAAAGTCTTAAGAACACAGAAAGGCCTTCCAGAGGAGTGGACTTGAACTGGATGTTTAAGGATGCATGGAACACAGGTGGGGCAAGAGCACTCCAGAGACTCCAGACTGAGCTAGACATTTGCCAGTGGAAGTTGTCCAGGTCTGTGCTAAGATTTAAGACAACTCCAGCTCCCcgcaccgccccctccccacctctggctTTTTCTGGTTTGGTGTCTGGAAAGAGTGACAGGACCTGACCAGCGAGAGCGGCGTGACTTCGTCACGGAACAGGAGGGGAAAGGCTCCCTAGCAGAGGGGCCAGCCGTCCTCGAGGAGCACAGAAGTAAGGGCACACGTGGGTCGTGGGGCGGGGTTGAGGGAGGCACAGGTGAACACTGTTTGTGATGGTGTCCAAGGTCGTGCTGAGGTTTTAGCCTCTGTGCAGTAGGTGTTGAGCCAAGATTGGAACAGGACAGACCCGTAGAGGTTACTGCAGTGGTTTCGGAGGGTAGCGGCAGAAGTCCTGGACATGGCGAGGTCAGGACTCAGTGCCACCTCTGGTGGCCTTGACTCTGCACTGACCTCCACCCATTCCATCTcggctcctgctttcagctccCTGTTGTCCCAGTGACATCAACCCCGTGATGGTGTCCAGCGACAGAGTAGAGATTGTCTGGTCTCCTGTCCGTGGTGCCGAACTCTACGAAACCAAGGCTGTCGATGGGTCCAATGTGGTTGAATGCAACGACACTGTTCCTGCATGCACCCTGTCGGCTCTAGAGTGTGACACCAAGTACAACATCACAGTGTATTCACTCAGTGACATCCGGGGCAGCAATACATCCTGCACGGCCCAACCTATAACCACAGGTATGGTACACCCGGGATATTATCACTGTGTCTGAAGGAGTCACCCAGCTGTGGCATTCAGCAATGGTTAACTCCATTAACCACTCTCATGGAGACCCCTAGGGTCCCTGCTGTGCCAAGGACAGGCAGAGGAGAAGGtggaagaggaaaacagaaaagcaggAAACAAAAGGGGAGACCATGGGAAGAATGGAAGGTCTGCCAGTAGTTACCCCAGCCACTCGGTTCCTCCTCCCTTTGGGCTAAATGCATAGTCTGGTTAAAAGTAATGATGATctcatttggggaagaaaaaaaacagatttagacCAAATGGCACATGTGATATTTTTGACTCATGTTATTTCAatcaataatctaaaaaaaatctcttagcTCCTTGCAGtcctgaaataaaaaatgtttcgAAGGATGCGTTCTCCATGATTAATGTGCACTGGCAATCCGTGAATGATGACGCTGTCTACACTGTGACTGCCCAGGGGGAGAAAGGGCTGTACTGGTGCAGCAGCACGGGAGAGTCGTGTACCATGGGGGCCCTGCCCTGCGGCTCAGTGTTCTCTGTCACCGCTGTGGCAGAAACACAAGCAGGACGGAGCCTGCCCAGCTACAGTGTGCCCCTGGAAACGGGTACGTAACAACACCGACCTGAATATGGACTTCAGTTGGCGGGGGAACATAGGAACGGATTCCAGCCATGAGCTTTCTTGCTTAATTTACCCTGAGATGGATACACATGAAACTGAGGGGCCTTTCAAAGAGCCCAGTCTTCAAAAGCAAAATTGACAGCATTTTTACAGCGTCTGGGAAAATATCATGAAAAGACACTGGTATATTGGCATCAAGGGAGGGATGGGAGTCCGTTGACTCTGCAAAAACACTTCTGGGGATTCATTTTCCAATCTTTGAAAGCAGCTAACGAGTAACCAAATGAGctgatttattatttaatttgttgGCTCAGACCTTTCAAATCTTTCTCTAAAAATGCTGTCTGAATTTCAGTTTCCTAATTGGTAACTGGTCTCATAGAGTGGATATGAACATTAAGCCAACCTCACTTAATTCAATCAATCTTAATACCAAGTCAATTCTATTAACATTGATTTAATTAGCCTTGATATTAAGTTAATTTAAGTTAATGCTGCAAGGTGCTTAGCAAAGTGCCTGATGCATACACAGTAAGAGCCCCACAAAAGAAAAGTTACTGCTTCAAAGTGTAGTGAATGAATGCAATTTTGCAAATTGATTAAAGCCTTTGGACATTGTCTTATCTTACATTCAATGAGACACAGCACTTTGAACTGTACAAGTTGAAAcccctggggggaaaaaagcagcaAAAAGGAGATAACACCAAATAGAAGGGCAATTCTAGATGTTTTATATCTTGTACAAGGGATTCCTGAAATGTTGAGATGGCTATGGTACCTTAGGTGGCTAAGAAATCAAGCTTTTAGATCAGTGATGTACCAGGAAATACCCACGAAAGCAAACCACATTGCATTGCAAATGCTGCACAGGGTTGCACTGGGAGAAGAGATGAGGGCAACTGTTGCTTTAAAATTTGCACTTGGAATTATTCAAGTTGGGGTCAGCAGAGGGTTTTTTCAgttttcctgaaaaaaataaataaagactagGGGAAACCTGCCGTTACTCGCAGCCAGTTGCTGCCCAGCCCTCTCAGGGAAAGCCCCCGGGACACACAGTTGATATCACACAATGCAGCAGAAGGAAACACTTGATCAACCAGTGACACCTTCGGAAATTTAGGACATTGTGTGGAACACAAGCAAAATACTCTCCTTGGTCATTTTTCACAAATTAACTTTCCATGAAAATAaatcccttcctcttctctctctctatttaagtGCCATGCTGTCCAATCGGTCTGACAGTGACTCAGGTTACCCAATCAGTAATCAATGTGAGTTGGACTATTGGGACCGTGGCCCAAACCTACCTGACAGTTCTTGAGTCGCAGACCGGACAGTCTAAGTGCCACACCCATCAaaaccactgcctcctgggatgcatcACCTGTGGGATCAATTACACAGTGGCATTAAAAGCAATCAGCGCCACTGGCTTGACTGCGGACTGTGCCTTCCAAAGCTATTCCTCTAGTAAGtgaattctcttttccttttcttttttctttttacttatttgaaagtcagagttatagagacagagcgggacagacagatcttccatcagctggtactccccaaatggccgcaacggccagggcagaACTAAGACAAAACtagtagccagaagcttcttccaggtcttccacatgagtgcaggggcctaagcacttgagccattttccactactttcccaggcgcattagcagggagctggatcaccaggactcaaactggcactcatacgggatgccggcactgcagggaacGGCTTTACCCACAGCACCAGTACGCCGGCCCCAGTAAGTGAATTCTAACTCCAGCTCTACGGAAGGCATCAGTGAGGACTTGACTATTCTAAATCCAATCATAaacccttccttcttttttaagatgttgCATGTCCACCTAGCTTGCATTATACATTCAGATTACTTCCTAAGATGTTCACAGTTTTTCTCTTGACTTAAAACCTCAAGGCTTCTGGGGCTCCTGTTGGTAGTTGGTGAATGAATGCCCCTAGAGCAGGTTAGGAGTCAGGTTTTCCAAAGGGTTGACACAGTTTTTAAGACACAGCCGCCTGCAGCACAGAGTAACTCAGCCTAGCAGAGTATTCAGAAAACATCTCTGCACATTCTGTTTGGTTCGCTTTTCCCCCACTCTCATTATTCCtgtgttcctccctctctcctttgatCCACTCCAGCTCCTTCTGTGGTTTCTTCCACAGGCAGCGCAAGGCAGGGGAATATGGACAGTATTGTTCCTTGTTCGTCTCACAGGTGGGCCATCAggggacagcagatggaagtgaaAGTGGTGCAGGGTTAGCAAGGAAGATTCCTCTTCGTGACTGTAATCCACTAAGGCGGCTGCTGGGAGCGCTGtttggaaagaagctcctggggaTGCTTTCTGGGCTTTAGGAGAAAGCGTATAAGCATCCGTTAGGCAGCTCTGCCCAGGGTGTGGGATGGAGTTGAAATATCACTTTGGCATCCCAGCTGGGTGTCTAAATGAGACATGGCTTCTTATAACCTGTGTTGTCTTCTCTGTCTCCTCATTGCTAAGAAAACAATAGGAATTTGCATGCTTCCCTAGAGGTGGatatttggcccagtggttaagctgTCCACATAGAAgtactgggtttgattcctggctgctgactctcgattcctgctaatgcagacccagggaggaagTGCTGATGGCgcaaataattgagttcctgccgcctgtgtggaagacccagatgagttcctggttcccagttttggcatcagcccaggcccagccattgggGGCATTTAAGGGGTGATCCAGCAAgtgggagttttctctctctgtctctcaaataaacaagttaagtttaagaaaaaatatctCCCTAGCTCATCCCTCCAAGTTGTTTTGAGAATCaaaataaatcataatatgaAATAACTTATAACATGCTGCACATGGGAAAGTTGGCTTGTTCTTTCTTTTGGTCCGTTACTTCTGTTAGGTTCACTGCTAAAGTTCTCACCTGGCTAGCTAGTTCTATCAATGCAGCCCATTACTTATCTTTACAACTAAAAAAGATCCTTaaggaataagtaaaataagagcCTGATTATagcaattaaaatttatttatttatttatttttattttattgaaaggcagagagaaagagagagatctccatctcccagttcactcccccaatacctgcagcagtggggctgggccaggcttaatccaggggccaggaactcaagctaggtctccagtgtggaaggcagagacccaagtacatgagccatcacctggtgcttcccagggtgcacattagcaagaagctgaaattggaattgGAGTGGAGGCTTcaatgcaggcactccaatatgggctccCCATGTCCCAATTGCTTTGTCAAGCACCCAcccaacaatttttaaaaattatataataactTGTTCATTTTAGACACTGAGGAATCAATACTATTTAGTGCCTTGTTTCACAGCTAATATGTGGCATTGCTCAAGATAttcaggaaaggagagaaagtacCTGATCAGCTAGCACTGATGAAAAGCGCACCAGCAGACTTGGTCACCAGCCTACGTGGCTGCTTCTAAGGTATCTTGCTACTCAACTCAGCAAAATTGTTCTTTTTGATTGAGCTAAATGAAATTAATGCTACTTAAATTAAGCTTCATCccactaaaataaaatgaaactaaggCATTATGAGGATCTTTGCAAGAATTTGTCTGAGTCACAGTTTGGGTCATATACTATACAATATGCATCTGTCAAGTATggaccttttaaaaatacttttaaattatttttcagttatttgagagagagagggagaggaaggaaggaaggaaggaaggaaggaaggaaggaaggaaggaaggaaggaaggaaggaaggaaggaaggaaaaaagaaagaaagagagagagaaagaaagagagagagagagagaaagagagaaagagagagagagattccagctTCTGATTCATTCTCTAAACCCCAGCAATGGCCCTGTgctgggagagacacagaaggcaggagccaggaactcaatccaagtctcccacgtgggtggcaggaacccagtcacttgaaacATCACAGCTGCCTACAGgttctgcatgagcaggaagctggagtcaggagctggaaccaagaatcaaagccaggaactctgatgtggccTACGAGCATCTTAATCGCTGGGCTAAGCGCCACTCTCCAAGTGTGGACCTTCTGGATTCACTATAGCTTTATGTCAAAACTTACAGCTCACACCACCCTCACTCATGGGTTTCTGATGTGACCGAGCACAGAAAGAACTTGAGTACTCTTCAAATCTTGCTCTCACCTAACCAGTAATTAATCATACTACTTAGGATAGTTTACTTACATTGTTTGCCCGTAGTGAGAGGCCACATTTGCATGATGGTGGCGTGAGTAGGATTTTGTGTTATTTTGCTCCTGCAGGTGCCTGCTGCCCTTTGGGGGTGAAGTTATATAGGCTGGGCCCTAACGGCATCCGGATCTACTGGCAAGCCTCCAGGGGCTCTGCCAATTACAGCACTGACCTCTATGGCTCCAAAGGCATTTTCACATGTGCCCCAGGTGCTGGCCTCAGTTTCTGTGACGTCACAGAGATCCCCTGTGGGGACGTGTATACCGTGATGGTCTCCCCAGTTGCTGAAACGGGACTAAAGCTTACTTTCTGcccaaagaaaatatattcaggTAAAGCAAGTTATGATCCTTGATTTAAAACCCTCAACTCATATCTGTGCATTGAAACTCACAATCACACTTATTTGCtatacaggaagctcagagagggTGTAATATGTCTACGTGTGGCAAGGGTCCCCACGTTTCTTTGGAATTGTGATGCTCTATCGTTATTTGATTTGGAAAtactcttctcttcctttccaatttttctcCCTCTTCAGAAGGAGAGATGGCTGTGCTTAAGTAGTAGAGCAAAGTTAttctgttttgtatttatttgtttttaaaaattcatttatttgaaaagcagagagacagacagctcctATTCACTCGTTCagtccccacatgcctgcaatggttggaactgggctGAGCTGAAACCAGAGACCAGGACCtgagtgcaggtctcccacatgggtggcaaggatccaatcactccagccatcacctgctgcctcccagggtccatattggcaggaagctagaagcaggagctggagctgggtatgaACCCAACTGCCCtgattatgggatgcaggtatcttaatcaTTAAGCCAAATGCcccacctatttttaaaaattatttatttgagaggccaagagacagaaaagtcCCATTCACTAATTTGTTTCCCTACTGCCCACcatatctggggctgggccaggccaaatctaggagctgAGACTATAATCCAAGTTAGagcaaatttaaaatgattttttgcttttaagattggGGATGGAATTGTAAGATGGTATTAGAGATAATGATAGACACCTGGAATGTGGGAACTTTTATTTGCACAGGCTGAGAATTATAACTGAGGAAAAGTAGGAGAATCAGGAGAAAATGAACTTATAAATGATAAGTGAGGTTTGGAATGCAAATGAGCAGGCCGTTTGTGATCACAGTACATGGCTGTCGGCGATGCATCTCGCCAGAGCTGGCAGAGAAACACTGGCACTTCTCCTGCTCTGTGTTCCAGCGCCTTCTGTTACCTCACCCAGGGCACAGTCaggtatttttcatgtatttctaaaagaaaagaatgcGATTTTGAAGCCCTAGAAGTTTGCAGGTAGATACAGGAAGAGGAATAAATATTGACTCACAAGCCTTTACCAGAGTTTTAAAACTCCTGTTGTATGTGGATAACATGGCTCTTGGTAATGGAGCAAGGCCAGCTCTTCCTGAGGGGGCGTTCTTGCTGTCCTTGGCTGTCATGCTccgattactttttttttttcattatcttgTCCATAGGACAGGCCAACCCAAAGCATAGCCCTTCGGGATGGACAGGAATTAGATCTTAGGGTGAAgatgggggtcggcgctgtggcgcagtgggttaaacgccctggcctgaagcgccggcatcccacatgggcacctgtggagacctggctgctccacttccgatccagctctctgatatagcctgggaaagcagtagaagatggtccaagtctttgggcccctccacccgcgtgggagacccggaaggatctcctggctcctggcttcagattggcacagctccggcctttgaggccaactggggagtgcaccattggatggaagacctctctctctctctctctctgcctcttctttctttctgtaactctgactttcaaataaataaataaatcttaaaaaaaaaaaaaagggagaggatgaGCTCTTAGGAAGAGGAGCCTACAGCTCAGTAACAACATTTCATCACATTTgcataatattttacaaaattatcAAGTGTTTTCACATTTAATATCTTACTGAATGCTCAAAAATGCTAAGAGGTAGTTTAAACAgacatttgaatttatttatttgaaaggcggagtgacagagatatacacacagcaagagagggagagagaaacagagagagagagagagagcttccattcactgattcactccccaaatggctgcaacagccagggcaaggccaagctgaagtcaggagccaggaatttcatcctgtttcccacatgggtggcaggggcccaagtattcgggccatcttctgctgccttcccacacacataagcaggaagctgggttgaaagcagagcagccaggactcaaattccaatatgggatgccggagtcccaagtggtaacttaactgAGGCACTATGCTGGTCTTAGTTCAGCAGATTTGTATCTGcagtttaaaaatgaggaaacacacacagaggctcccACTCTCTATTTAAACCCTTCGCTGCTCCTCTCCTCTGAATCTATACTCCCCTTCTTCTCCCCAACCTGGAGGTGCCCCAGGCGTTTTGTCTCTGATCAGGTGCACGGGCTGAAAACCCTGGAGTCACCTTCCCTTTTCTTTAccctccatctccaagctgcctCCAGTTCCTGTCCTGTTCACCTGCCTGATGGCTCCTAAGTctgccttctcttccctcccacagCTGTCTGTGCTCAGGCCCTCCCCGTCTCACCTCTAGACCACAGCACGGTCCTGCCTCCAGGCCATTACCAGAGTTGTCCCGCCAGGACCTGATCTGGTTGTGTCACTCTCATGCCTCACTACCTTCAGGAGTTTTTCATTGCCCCATGGAATTCAGTCACCTGAGCAAAGGCATTTAAAGTCCCCCATGATCTGTCCTATGTGTCTGTCTACCTCTGCACTGTGCAACAGAAATTTAACATGAGCCAtggatgagaattttttttttgacaggaagagtggacagtgagagagagagacagagagaaaggtcttccttttactgttgattcaccctccaatggccgctgcagctggtgcgctgcagccagcacactgcgctgatccgaagccaggagccaggtgcttcttctggtctcccatgcaggtgcagggcccaaggacttgggccatcctccacggccttcccgggtcatagcagagagctggcctggaagaggggcaaccgggacagaatccggcgcccggaccgggactagaacccggtgtgccggcgccgcaggcgaaggattagcctattgagccacagcgccggcttatAGATGAGAAATTTAAATCTGCTAGTAGCCACACTAAAAAAGaggtaaaaattaatttaataatacattttagtTCATCTAACACATCTCAAATACTATTTTAACATCTAATCCATATGAAAATTATTATGATGTTTTGCCTTCTCATATAAAGCCTTTGACAATCTGGTGTGTGTTTTATGCTTATGGCACACCTCGGATCAGACTGGGCACATCTTGAGTGCTCGGTGGTTACATGTGAGTGGCCACCGTGCTGGACAGCCCTTGGTCCAGCTTCACGGGATCAtccacagcacctgtcccagcacacacatgcacacacataaacacacacatgtgctgtGCTATGTTACATTCCTGAGCAAACACAGTGCTCTTCTGTTTGCTGGAATTCCACCCCACCTCCACCAAGAAGCCTCCTCCAGCCCAAACTCCCATGCATCTCTGTGAAGCCTCTTCCAATTCTCGTGGGCAGGGttgccccctccctctctcccttactGTGCATTGAGCAGGTGTTGATCCTTCTCAGCCCTTAGCACACAACTCTTGCCCAGTATAttctaaaggaaataaagaataaataaatggggcTATGTGCCTATGATCATGCAGCCAAGTAAGTGAGCCATTGgtgtctttggtttttttttctctcactccATGCCCACAATTCAACCCTCTGTCAGCTTGTTAGTCATCAGAAGCCCTTGTTAGTCAGAACTCTGATATCGAGGAGGGGGTGTGGCACAAGCCGGAACCACTTCACCCCAGGAAGGATTAGGTGTCTGGACACAGGTTAGAGAATCGACCTTTGCGCAATCTCCCTGGTACAAACCATGCTttgagggacttttttttttttaagactttatttttttatttgacaggtagagttacagacagtgaaagagagagagagagacagagagaaaggtcttccttc containing:
- the FNDC7 gene encoding fibronectin type III domain-containing protein 7, translated to MTGGPQKWMYLIGFSLSCLKMVSSSRTSPEIPTIDQAYSKISNSITVEWATVPGATSYLLTAKDGDTVIETMVASSPGTVTGLKAATLYQITVRSISAAGRSQASPPTQAKTVLAAPILEVSSPSPDSILVQWEAVCMAIGFSVSLMRANGLGRIWKENTTNTSLTFSGLEAGTLYTIKAYAWNANGVPGDDSTCNQRTSPRAPDHVQVSFDSGALKASISWALTEGASNYTVMASSENSELNCSTTLTSCTISSLRCGTEYLVSVLASNDAGSSKSPSAVTLKTVACAPARVMIREEPPGHLSVAWSNVDLGDYYVAFVKSDDGLEVHCNTSLTQCNFPSECGFTYFISVFAYNKAGQSPLGDIFNYTTAPCCPSDINPVMVSSDRVEIVWSPVRGAELYETKAVDGSNVVECNDTVPACTLSALECDTKYNITVYSLSDIRGSNTSCTAQPITTAPCSPEIKNVSKDAFSMINVHWQSVNDDAVYTVTAQGEKGLYWCSSTGESCTMGALPCGSVFSVTAVAETQAGRSLPSYSVPLETVPCCPIGLTVTQVTQSVINVSWTIGTVAQTYLTVLESQTGQSKCHTHQNHCLLGCITCGINYTVALKAISATGLTADCAFQSYSSSACCPLGVKLYRLGPNGIRIYWQASRGSANYSTDLYGSKGIFTCAPGAGLSFCDVTEIPCGDVYTVMVSPVAETGLKLTFCPKKIYSVTCSGSTLGMVIYRGKRNAE